The DNA region taataaataaatagaattaattaatatgtTAGTATTAATTCCGtttatacataaataaaaaaaaataaaatattatttaataatacataattattttatgtacACTACAATGTGTATTTgtttaaatatttcatttcAATATGTTAGACATTATAAGTTTTTGTTCTATTGTAATATCTCTAAAtgtattttaaaataaaattttatagatttatatatatatatatgaacgATAGCAATTCATGATTTAAACTCATACCCTTCTTATAcaaacatttttttttatttattttttcttgtttagagtttttaaaatatcctataattttcatatcatatcaataaaataaaaacctttttatatatttaaagaaatatttctttttaattataactaaatataagtttttttaatttttctatgaatatttaatgtattataaaaatttaataaacaaaaaaaaaaaatatatatacatataaaaatatggctatatattatatatctatctatctatatatatatatatatataatattaataaataatataataaaggTATAATGAAATGAAGAAAGTACAGATTATACAAAgttttaatattttaattatatattttttttaattttttaattttttaattttttatgtttttctttttttttttttttttaaatcacTTGTATCAGATTTTTCTGcattttcattttgatttttatttgCTTCAGACATATCatctttaatatttgtattaatTGAAGAAGTGGATAagttatttttttcaattttattattgttattttcattttttgtattatcattttgAATATCTAAATTAAAGTTGGTTGTATTTGTTCCAATTAGTTTTGGAGCATATCCTTCACTTTTTATCCAACTTAATGGAGTTTTTTCATTTGGTTTACCATATTTGTCTAAGAGTCCTGCAAGTATgagtttttttttttccatagATCTATTACCGAATCCCCATTTTACATCATATGTATCTCTATCCATAATAACTCTTTTAGTAAGAGAGACAACACCATGATCTACTGTTGCTATAACTGTAGATGTCATTTGTGCTATGGCTAATGCAACTGCTTCTCCTTTTGTTGTCATAATAACAATTTCTGTATTTAcatcaatattattatcaaatCGTAAAACTCCTGGTATAGTTAGTTTAGCTCCATAACATATAGCATTAACAGCACTATCTTTTATAACTATACGCGGGAAATTTATGAGTAATTTTTCTAATGGtgtaataatttttcttaaatatGATTCATCACCTGTAgtatcatatatatactgAGCATCTAATATATCATGTAATGTACacatattatcatattctGTCATATTTCCAGATTTAACTCTTCTTAATTCTTGCATATGTGCCCCTACACCTAATAATAAACCTATATGTTCACATAAGGTTCTTATATATGTTCCGGCTTGGCATTTAACCCAAAATACACaaacattatttttttcatcataatCTAATAATTTGGAATCATATATTGTTCGAACTCTTAATTGCCTTTTAACAGCACATATTAATGGAGGTCTTTGAAATATAGCTCCttgaaaattatttaatactAATTTTACCTCTTCTATACTCTTAGGTTTCGAATGAAATTTACATACACAAACATACTCTTTCCCTGACTCTTGTTGTGATTTAACCAATCTTGTTGCTCTATTCAAACAAACTAATAGAACACCTGTCACTTTAGGGTCTAATGTACCACTATGCCCAGTTTTTTCACATCGTAAAATTTTCCTTATCCATGAAACTACTTCATGAGATGAAGGATTACTAGGTTTATCTAAATTTATAATCccatattttaaatattcttcTATATTTCTTGAATATGGAGAATTTCCCATTGGTAAAGGAGTAAAATGAGATGTACGTATATTTAACTTATCATAATtctttaataataaaggCCAATTAGATGTATCAATAGTAGCTTCTGTTTTCTCCGGTTCAATTTTATAatctctttttttttcttccatcgtgatattatatatatctacaatattttatacatataagCACAATggaattatatatatataaatataatttattaaacaAATTATTGGGTTGcttatattaaaaaaaaaaaaaaaaaaaaattggtcatataatatatatatatatatatatatattgatttatatttattttatttttttttttatcctGTTTCtatatagatataattatttttaacacttaaaaatttatatatatattattattgttatatttcTTCTATTTAATCATTTATAGGATTTccccaaaaaaaaaaaaaaaaaagatgaaaaaaaagatatgtatatataattactatatcatatatttcatttCATCATATCGAAAAATATgcttttttaatttaattcatttttttatatcttagtaataattaataaaatgtaaataaaaatataaatttattgTTTCTTAgataaaattttttttttaaaataacaGCTATGTAATTTTCTTACAGTATTTTTTCGTACAAAAATTTGTTCTTTTTATACTTCatgttttttattaacTAAATGGgctattttttttataatacaaatatgtatatatatatatataataaatacatatataaatatatatatatatatatatataatattttataattttttttttctagAAGGTTTTACATATTGTCAAcgttatatttatttatttttttttatattacatatatataatatatatatatatatatatattttatatatatgaagtaatttatataatctttcaaaaaaaaatgtattatataaatatctatatttttgtagataattattatcaataatatatatattgcAGCTTTTTTATTTCGTCGTAATTCCTTCAAAgattcaaaaaaaaagtcGTCCTtgttatttaaaattttttttttttaatatttattacagttcattttttatatgcCAAATcaaatatgtattttaatatattaagtaaaaaaaaaaaaaaaaaaaaaaaagatacaaaaaaaattatcatcatatatcatgatattttttttatgaatttctacaaaaaaaaataaatgttcTAAATAACATCAATATATGTTCTAAGGAAATTATATAGGATCGTTTATTATTCATACATACATTCAAAATATAGGgattattaataatatctttaatatatttaataaaaaaataaaaaaatggatGTTTTcatgtattttttatatttttatagaaatatgtacaccatatatatacatgttattactttctatatatatatatataataaaattaacaaaaaaaaaaaaaaaaaaattagtGTATTTTCAACTTTatgttttgtttttatattaataagaAGAAACTGTACGTTagtataattatattatatataaatatatatatctatatacatataatcTTTAACCttacaaatatatagaaaataatattataaatttataatgtttttaaaaacaaaaacGTAGGGATGTTGTTTTGTATCAtcaaaaaagaaatttccattttaaaaaaaccaaaaaaaaaaaaataaaataaataaataaaataataaatattataataattatttataataatcaataaaaaatcataaaagaaaatactataatatatatatatataataatataataaaaatatttttaaataataatgtataaaaaaaaaaaaaaaaagacttgtcattcaatattttataaagCACAAACCTTTGTTTACGAAAAATAAACACATACATGAATGACGAAAaacttaaaaaatatatttggACAATAaaacttttatatattagttaaaaaaatgtacataattataaatttttcttacatatatatgagTACTCAAAATTGTTCTACAGAGGCaacattttaaaattacatttttttatttttataatttttttttttttttttttttttttttttatgtcTAACACAtattaaacataaaaaagtattttgtatttagaaggataattaataatttaaaaaaatatttatttttctttcttttttttttttttttttttttttttaaaaataagttatttattaataaataaaaattacatatttagtattattatttttgttgcgtatgatttatattttgattagAATTTAGTTTATAAGATTGTCCGGGAGAGATATAGGATGATGGCATATTACTAttcatcataatatttgtaCAGTTGTTTTGTATATCTCTTGattgattattttttaatagaaatttattattttcatttttatcaacATTTCTAATATCCAtaacattaatattatttcctTGTAATTGTTGTTGTTGATATGAATCATATGTGTAATACTGATCATGATTgttaaatttatttatagaGGTAGACAATTTTCTAttcatcatattatataaattattttcatttatattttctattgACATCCTTTCAtccattttattatttatttgttgtTGTATATTATGCATATTGGGCATTTGTTGATTCATTGGTAAAGTTATTTTCCTTGtgtttctttttatttcattttcttcattaaATGACATATTTTGTTTCATAGAATAAATTGGCTGCATTTTTTGTTGTGGCATTACTGATACATTTTGTTGTAGCTGATCCATATgcttttttatttcttgTCCTTGATATGgatatttattcatttgtTGTTGATTTATTTGTTGATTTATTTGTTGATTTATTTGATGCTGATTTATTTGTTGTTGATTCATTTGTTGTTGATTCATTTGTTGTTGATTCATTTGTTGTTGATTCATTTGTTGTTGATTCATTTGTTGTTGATTTATTTGATGTTGATTTATTTGATGTTGATTTATTTGTTGATGATTCATTTGTTGTTGTAGCTGCtgtttaattttttgaGCATGAACGGATGAATGTACCTGTGATGACATTTGATTTGGATACATATGCTGTAATGAATGTGCAGATAATTGCTGGTTTTTCATCTTTTCTGTTTGTAATTGATGAGAATGCATTTTTTGCAACTCTTTTGGAATGTTTTCTGGTTGCATTGTTTTTAAGAATATTTGTTGTCTCATTGAATCATTTGTAATTGTATTTTCTTGTAAAGAGTGATTCTTTAACTCTTGATAGGTAGAAGAATTAATAgtttcattttctttatcataTGACTTTTGGTATAAATCTTGATGAACTTTTTGTTGTTCCCATTTTTGCTGTAACCTTTCTTGTTGTAATCTCTCTTGTTGGTTCATATCATGAGTGGtatatccttttttttgAGGTACTctttgtataatattttttgtcATAGTATTCTTTAATCCTCCAACATTCATCACATTAGgattattaaaattatcattatatacTGCGCTTCCATTCttttgaattatatttGATGTATGATATGCAGGGGGTACAAAAGTATTTTCGTTGACGCTTTGTTTAGAAGAATTTGATTGATTAAATATTGGGCTTGTCATATTTGTATGATTCATACTAGATTGGTTCATATTAAgattattcatattaaCATTATTTGTATTGGGCTGGTTCATACTAAAATTGTTTGTATTTGGCTGGTTCATACTAAAATTGTTTGTACTTGGATGGTTCATACTAAAATTGTTTGTATTGGGTTGGTTCATACTGAAATTGTTTGTACTTGATTTGTTCATACTAAAACTGTTTGTATTTTGCTGATTCATACTAAAATGGTTTGTACTTGGATGGTTCATACTAAcgttatttatatttggCTGATTCATACTAACGTTGTTTATATTTGGCTGATTCATACTAACGTTGTTTATATTTGGCTGATTTATACTAAAGTTGTTTGTATTTGAATGGTTCATACTAACATTGTTTATATTAGGCTGGTTCAAGGATGCATTATTTCCATTTGCATAATTCACATTAACATTACTTGCACTTGATTTATCTTGACCATTCGAATTACtattacatttatttaaaaCTTGCATTAAGAAATTCATAGGATTGACATATTGATTTAAATTAGATTGTTTCCTATTTGGCACATTTGCATTGTATATATTACCATTTGATTGATTCATAgtttgtatattatttcctTGTGTGTTATAATTTCTATGGCTTGGATCTTTTTCTTGTATACtagtattatatataacacTATTTTTCATATCACTTTGATACATATTTGTTTGTTGTAATGAATTTGACATGGTTGGGGACACATTTAAATAGGCATTATCAATTTGTCCATTATTATTCggattattatttatattaattttatttttactctttttcttcatcttcatattattattattatttatgttatCCAAATTCATATGTTGAATATCATTTTGTTGATTTAAAAGATGTATATTTTGTAAGCATTGAGAATTATCTGCTATACTTCTTATATTTGATGAaacatttttcttttcctCTATATTATCATTCTTTATATTACCCATATGCATACTGTTTctatgaatatttattgGATCATTAGCTAATTTTATAAAGTCTATATTTTCCATACTTGTTCTATTTACTATTGGGTGTGTAGTAGAAGAGTTTAAGGACTTCTTTGCATTATTTTGTATAGCCATATTTTGAGTTTGCACCattacattattattaggtgtattattaacacttatatttgaatatttGACCTGTTTATAATTTGAAATGATATTCGATCTCGTTTCATTATTCATAGCATTCgtattttttaaattacTATTAAGACTATTAGAACATGGAGCATATGTaaaattttgtatatttttattatccATTATAATATCTTGATTTAACATTTGGTCatgatataaatttaatttgttttcACTTTCTGATATAAACTGTGGGTGTGTTGTATAGGATGGATGATAATTACTCGGTGTTGATGATTTTATAGAGAACATATCatcattaattttatttatagaTGATGATCCATTTCTTGctttattttctatatacataaaaaagGATTTTTTATCTGTATTGATGTTATTACTACCTATGGCATGTTGTAATTTCTTTGATGAACTATTGGATGAAACTTCTAATTGCATAGAAGCGTTACaattatttgaaatatttcCAGACATTTGTTTTATTGGTAATTCAACATTATCACATATAGGTGTCTTATTATACGACATACTACTATTATTACGATTTATAggtatatatttattattttgcATTGAAGAATGTATAGGTGATATAAATTTATCATCTTCCTTATTTGGAATATTGTACATACTTACActgttattataattattactaatattataattaatattattactaatattaatattaatattattcatagaattattaatattatttacattactgttaatattattcatattaatattattcacattattattcgtattattcatattgatattattcatattgatattattcatattgatattgttcatattgatattattcatattaatattattcatattattctGATTCATATTGTTATGATGcacattattattattgttattattattattgttattaatattattgttgttatttatatttgtgGAAATATCATTAGAATTGTTCATATGATATTTCTTTGAAGCATGCAATACATTCACATTTTGTAGTGATTCAGGtacattattaaaatttgGTGATCCCGAATTATGTGCTTGTggatataatatagatgACGTATTTGATTTCATTATATCTACATTCGATATGcttttatttaatttatttggTGATGCattttgaatataatattcttgTATGTTTTTATTTGGTGTTTGATGATTAACTATAcaattattcatattttcttGGGTTATATTAGTTTTCATAGGAGTTATGctatatttattattacttaatattttttgtattcTGTTTGGGTAATTTCCTCtatcatttataaattGTGCATTTGATACTATAGAATTATAGTGATTACTTACAGTGTTGGTATTCATTCTTTGTTCTTCATTTGATAAATTATTTCCTTCTctatttatcatatttgATGTGAAATAAGAGCCTTGATCCATAACATGCATAttattgttcatattattgTTCATAGTATTGATCATAttattgttcatattattgttcatattattgTTCATAGTATTGATCATAttattgttcatattattgttcatattattgttcatattattattcatattattgttcatattattattcatattattattcatattattgttcatattattattcacattattattcatattattattcatattattattcatattattatttaatgttGACATATTGGAGTTAAATTTGCtacataaatatacattttcATTCTGTACAgtatttaaaatattgttGTTCTTGAATTTATCTGAAGATAAAATGGATGAACTAACAGaagttttatattttgtcattttatttgtaatatctatatttttaattgGTTGTGATTTCTGCCTATTATTACCTAATATAACATCCTCCTCTTTGGACGATACATTTTTTACTGGTTGATTTATTACAGAAGAATCTTGAACCTTTTCACTTTCATTATATGGTTTAACTAATGATAATGTTTGTCTCTTTCCTCTTGTTGATCCTTTATTATTTGCTTTCGTTACTTGATCTTTTATTTTGGTTGCATTGTTATTAGTTGAACtaatatctatattattcttattaaattctaaattattatattttgataatttaaTTTGATCTCCTTCcattttatcatataatggtgtattattattttgcATATGAAAAGATGTGTGATATAGTGATTGTGAACGTTCttttatgttatttattGTATCATGTTTTTCTATAAcattcattttattataatgtgCATTTTGATCAGTTGCCATATAAATACTGctcatattattattatgatgattattatgattattattaatttggtttatattattatttaaatggtttacattcatattatttatattactcacattattactattattattatttatatgaatcatattattcacattattcacattattattaatatgagttatattattatttacacaattattcattttattatcatcattgGTATTGATATATCCATTGGTCTGGTTTACATCTTTATTATACACTTCAACTTTATTAACACACTGTTCAATTATATCTGAAGGATTAGAATTATTTTGCATGGATACAAAatcctttttattaacaGGCATATATCCAATATAATccttattattaatatctaCAGGTGATGAACTGTCAAGAgttttatcatttttttcattatttatatctacCGCTTTATCAACAATAGACGGTATTATCTCATTTGATTCAATAATAGtatcttttaataaattatttttctcGTCTTGGATAGATTTATTTAATGTGACTTCTTCAGActtaatatttatatttgttacttctttattactatttaataaattatttttatataactCATCATTTTCACATGcaaacatttttaaaaatgatttttCAATTTTAACTGGatcataattatcattaaagtgttcattaatatatttattataagCTTTTAATCGTGTTTcagataataaaatatcaagtgttttattattatttttagaTGATTCTATAGATTCATTAATTGGgaaattttttaatttatctAATATATAGTCAGCTAATAAAATTTGTGATATAAGATTCTTACATTGAAATCTTTTcctaattttttttataataatttttttcttatcatCTACATAAGGTACATAATTCAATATTTTCTGAACAAATTCATTTACTGTTTTATATGATTCATTTGGTGCggatatataaaattcattaattttattataactATAATTATTggatatattttttaatttctgtatactttttaattttctctttttatcatattccattatttttcttatcattttaataaattcaTTATCTAAAGgattatttatatttgtatcattaatattttctcTATAAGTTAATTCATAATCTGgttctttatttaatgtatttattatattattagaatATGCAAATGACGTTTCTTGTTTAGTTACATTATTTACAACACTTTCAATCAGTTTATggaaatatttatttttaacaaaataatcattatttattatattcataaattcttttatattctttttattcTTACATATACAATTCAaccatttttttatcttatctctattttttaaaatataattgaaatcatatttatattcatcatttttatattcattatttattattaattcCGATTTTCTATTTACACAAACATCCttattatatgtatcttttatttcatcttttaaattaaatatatcattgtttattaatatattattattttcatttgtactattttttatatttacacaAATGGAAAgctcttttttttctatgtgagaatttttatcatcatatgtattatttaattctttcATATGCtctataatatttttctcatttttttttataatatctgtactactattattaaatgtattctcatcaatattatttatttttttatattcatttacATCTTCTTCAAAAAATTCATCAGAGttataaacaaaattttCATCTACATAATCATCCCATTCATCTTCAAAATAATCATCTAAATAATCTTCAAAATGTTCATCAAAATAATCATCAAAGTAATAGTTGTTATTACTACTTCTTTTCTTactaatattataattatcattctcatcattaattttattattaatatctaTTAACTCTTTTCTTGTAGTTCCAATTCCGCTTTCATTATTTCTTTCACtttcattttcttcttcaccacgtttcatattttttcttgttctttttttcttattatttttattattacaaaatGATATGCATGAATCGTCTAATTTTGTTGCAGATATTTCGACATCACTACAACTAAAAAAACTATCCCTACCACAATCTGTATTTTCTTCTGAGCTTTCTAGACTTTTTTGTCCAGAAAATGTACTAAACAAATTATGGAAAAAAccttttttctttttttttataatattagattttttttttactttttttattaaatggatatcttcatttttaacGTTTGACTgatctttattatattcatttattttatcatcatttttatttaatatatttatttccTCCTCATTCTTCTTTTCTTCACTTTTTTCATTCTTgatatttttcatttttattgtttCGATGTTATTACTATTCATCAtatccattttttttaattcatatttctttaatttttcattcatatatttattgaacatacttattaatttattcacattatttgatgaaaataatggCACGAACTTTAATTTGGTCATacattttttcttttttcttttcatactattattataattatttttaatattattcaaataataatcatgATACAGATTTTGCAACTGCgtaattttatatatatcattttttattaatgataaaaatttttctttacaTTCATTCGGTCctcttttcttttcatatacatgacttattttattatatgatacTAAGGCTATGGATATAATATTCCAGTTTATAAAATCagtataatttttcaacttattatttatattattttcaaatttattaaaagatatgatatattcatgtcctttatatttttttataaaatcattgtttatgtttttattttctaaatttgaattatctttattcatttcttcatgttctttctttttattattattctcattttttatatccacaatattattactattacatatattatttgtttcatctatatgatttatatcATTCCTATTTTTTATGTCTCCTAATGAGTTGCATCCATTTAATGATATGCCATATTcctttttaattatttcatctatgttaatataattcatatatgtttttgttaatataaGAAGGAAATTTGTTTCTTCTAATTCCCACTCATCTTTTTTCTCtttccattttttaatggtttccatttctttctttttaattttccTTTGTTGTCGTTCTTCTAAATCTTCTAAatgttcttttttaataacatagccatctttatttttcaatttatttttactcTTATCCTTTGTACTTGTCTTTAATATACTACTaacattttctttatcattAATTTTATCACCATCCTTTTCGTCATTTCTAGCATcatttgtaatattattggtaatattattggtaatatcatttgtaatatcatttgtaatatcatttgtaatattattcgtaatattattcgtaatattattcgtaatatcatttgtaatattatttgtaatattatttgtaatatcatttgtaatattattcGTAATATTATTCGTAATATCATTTGTAATATCCCTTTTGCTATCAATTTTGGTATCTGGAACAATTActtctttaatattattaatttcatttgataatt from Plasmodium gaboni strain SY75 chromosome 14, whole genome shotgun sequence includes:
- a CDS encoding putative H/ACA ribonucleoprotein complex subunit 4, encoding MEEKKRDYKIEPEKTEATIDTSNWPLLLKNYDKLNIRTSHFTPLPMGNSPYSRNIEEYLKYGIINLDKPSNPSSHEVVSWIRKILRCEKTGHSGTLDPKVTGVLLVCLNRATRLVKSQQESGKEYVCVCKFHSKPKSIEEVKLVLNNFQGAIFQRPPLICAVKRQLRVRTIYDSKLLDYDEKNNVCVFWVKCQAGTYIRTLCEHIGLLLGVGAHMQELRRVKSGNMTEYDNMCTLHDILDAQYIYDTTGDESYLRKIITPLEKLLINFPRIVIKDSAVNAICYGAKLTIPGVLRFDNNIDVNTEIVIMTTKGEAVALAIAQMTSTVIATVDHGVVSLTKRVIMDRDTYDVKWGFGNRSMEKKKLILAGLLDKYGKPNEKTPLSWIKSEGYAPKLIGTNTTNFNLDIQNDNTKNENNNNKIEKNNLSTSSINTNIKDDMSEANKNQNENAEKSDTSDLKKKKKRKT